One stretch of Chitinophagales bacterium DNA includes these proteins:
- a CDS encoding carboxypeptidase-like regulatory domain-containing protein has translation MKYYVLLFITLFGVAKAQDISDEIIQFSGYILTPDTLMGIPFASIKISGTNRGTMSNEEGFFSFAAKEGDTILFSCIGFKDSKFAIPTDLQTNKYSIVKLMTTNTYYLDTVRIYPWPTKDMFKQAFLSLDKAEETDTDRALRNLEREYLKEMGENLAYDGRENSNYYLRSEARKFYYAGQAPPQNIFNVFAWAQFIEAWKRGDFKRKAKK, from the coding sequence ATGAAATATTATGTTTTACTTTTTATAACTTTATTTGGAGTAGCTAAAGCACAAGACATTAGTGATGAAATCATTCAATTTTCGGGATATATACTTACACCCGACACCCTTATGGGTATCCCTTTTGCCAGTATAAAAATAAGTGGTACTAATAGAGGTACAATGTCTAACGAAGAGGGTTTCTTTTCTTTTGCCGCAAAAGAAGGCGATACCATCCTTTTTTCTTGCATAGGTTTTAAAGACAGCAAATTTGCCATACCCACCGATTTGCAAACCAATAAATATTCAATAGTTAAATTAATGACTACCAATACTTATTATTTAGATACGGTACGTATTTATCCTTGGCCCACAAAAGATATGTTTAAACAAGCATTTTTAAGTTTAGACAAAGCGGAAGAAACAGATACCGATAGAGCATTAAGAAATTTAGAGAGAGAATACTTAAAAGAAATGGGCGAAAATTTAGCTTATGATGGTAGAGAAAACAGCAATTATTACTTAAGATCAGAAGCACGAAAATTTTATTATGCCGGTCAAGCTCCACCTCAAAACATCTTTAATGTGTTTGCTTGGGCACAGTTTATAGAGGCTTGGAAAAGAGGAGATTTTAAAAGAAAAGCAAAAAAATAG
- a CDS encoding T9SS type A sorting domain-containing protein has protein sequence MRTILFFLSFSLFSWAQSQNCTYTATIDSNYRDDINYQLLFNALDDSTNVNYDSIRMPIAQVEKILGLFTVIDAQAQDFNMHTWEVSLNNSYPMGIRFSIYDSIPWKDTLVQYGNYSSFAPLDSFMQLYNLHSQNYSHLNNFIINEFYSSDILNFNKLMDEFQLFSSYGNIELIYNAIILGMSCDGYFTLKESTAGDTLTFGIQNNWSPFASSSYWRYFIDANCNTTLVSKQVGICPATPIKEIKQNISVYPNPANAILNISIDKKITSYGIYNNFGQVVEEKTLLFNTNSIYVDVQDYPEGIYFIKVNEQYTQFVKK, from the coding sequence ATGCGTACAATTCTATTTTTTCTTAGCTTTAGTTTATTTTCATGGGCTCAAAGTCAAAATTGTACTTATACAGCCACTATTGATTCAAATTATAGAGATGATATAAATTATCAATTACTATTTAACGCTTTAGATGATTCTACTAATGTAAATTATGATAGCATTAGAATGCCTATTGCCCAAGTAGAAAAAATACTGGGATTATTTACTGTAATTGACGCACAAGCTCAAGATTTTAATATGCATACATGGGAAGTTTCTTTAAATAACTCTTATCCCATGGGGATACGGTTTAGTATATACGATAGTATTCCGTGGAAAGATACTTTGGTACAATATGGCAATTATTCTTCCTTTGCTCCTTTAGATTCTTTTATGCAATTGTATAATCTACATTCTCAAAATTATTCGCACTTAAACAATTTTATTATAAATGAGTTTTATAGTTCAGACATCTTAAACTTCAATAAATTAATGGACGAATTTCAGCTATTTTCTTCTTATGGAAATATTGAATTGATATATAATGCAATTATTCTGGGTATGTCGTGCGATGGATATTTTACTTTAAAAGAGAGTACTGCCGGAGATACTTTAACTTTTGGCATACAAAATAATTGGAGTCCATTTGCCAGTAGTTCTTATTGGCGTTATTTTATAGATGCAAATTGTAATACCACATTAGTAAGCAAGCAAGTAGGAATTTGCCCTGCTACACCCATTAAAGAAATAAAACAAAACATAAGTGTCTATCCAAATCCAGCAAATGCTATTTTAAATATAAGTATTGACAAGAAAATAACAAGTTATGGTATTTACAATAACTTTGGTCAAGTTGTAGAAGAAAAAACATTACTTTTTAATACAAACAGTATATATGTTGATGTTCAAGATTACCCCGAGGGCATCTATTTTATTAAAGTAAATGAACAATATACTCAATTTGTTAAGAAGTGA
- a CDS encoding glycine--tRNA ligase encodes MAQQDDLFKNIVSHAKEYGFIFQSSEIYDGLSAVYDYGPNGVELKNNIKQYWWKAMVQMHENIVGIDAAIFMHPLTWKASGHVDAFNDPLIDNKQSKKRYRADVLVEEHIEKINQKIQKDVDKAKARFADAFDEAQFRSTNPNVVRRQEEIDAIEARMKKCLENEDWADFKQMIEDLGIADPVSGSKEWTDVRQFNLMFNTQLGNIAGEEGKLYLRPETAQGIFVNFLNVLNTSRQKVPFGIAQIGKAFRNEIVARQFIFRMREFEQMEMQFFVRPGEQKKWYEYWRDTRLNWHKTLGLGADNYRFHDHIKTAHYADAALDIEFNFPFGFKELEGIHSRTDFDLKQHQELSGKKLQYFDPEINESYVPYVIETSIGLDRMFLATLSACLKEEDLGEGKTRTVLSLPPVLAPVKVAIFPLTKKDGLPEKAREIFNKLRVDLAVEYEEKDSIGKRYRRHDAIGTPYCITIDHQTLEDNTVTIRERDTMEQERVDIDKVRQVALERCSWGKVLG; translated from the coding sequence ATGGCTCAACAAGACGATTTGTTTAAAAATATAGTTTCGCACGCTAAAGAATACGGTTTTATTTTTCAATCATCTGAAATATATGATGGGCTTAGTGCCGTGTATGATTACGGACCTAATGGCGTAGAGCTAAAAAACAACATTAAACAATACTGGTGGAAAGCCATGGTGCAAATGCACGAAAACATAGTGGGTATTGATGCCGCTATTTTTATGCACCCACTTACTTGGAAAGCCAGCGGCCATGTTGATGCGTTTAACGACCCACTAATTGATAATAAACAAAGTAAAAAACGCTATAGAGCAGATGTTTTGGTAGAGGAACACATAGAAAAAATCAACCAAAAAATTCAGAAAGATGTAGATAAAGCCAAGGCACGTTTTGCCGATGCTTTTGATGAAGCACAGTTTAGAAGCACCAACCCAAATGTGGTACGCAGACAAGAAGAAATAGATGCTATTGAAGCCCGTATGAAAAAATGCTTAGAAAATGAAGATTGGGCAGATTTTAAGCAAATGATAGAAGATTTAGGTATTGCCGACCCTGTTTCCGGTTCAAAAGAATGGACAGATGTACGTCAGTTTAACTTAATGTTTAACACGCAACTGGGAAACATAGCCGGAGAAGAAGGAAAATTATACCTACGCCCCGAGACAGCTCAAGGTATTTTTGTTAATTTTTTGAATGTATTAAACACTTCTCGCCAAAAAGTGCCTTTTGGTATAGCACAAATAGGTAAAGCATTTAGAAACGAAATAGTGGCACGCCAGTTTATTTTCCGTATGCGGGAGTTTGAACAAATGGAAATGCAGTTTTTTGTACGCCCGGGCGAGCAAAAAAAATGGTACGAATACTGGAGAGATACCCGACTAAATTGGCATAAAACATTAGGCTTAGGAGCAGACAACTATCGTTTTCACGACCATATAAAAACAGCTCATTATGCCGATGCCGCTTTAGACATAGAATTTAATTTCCCCTTTGGTTTTAAAGAACTGGAAGGTATTCATTCCCGAACAGATTTTGATTTAAAACAACATCAAGAGCTAAGTGGTAAAAAACTACAATACTTTGATCCGGAAATTAACGAAAGCTATGTGCCTTATGTTATAGAAACGTCTATTGGTTTAGACCGTATGTTTTTAGCTACGCTAAGTGCCTGCTTAAAAGAAGAAGATTTAGGCGAAGGCAAAACAAGAACGGTGCTTTCTTTACCTCCTGTGTTGGCTCCTGTTAAAGTGGCTATTTTCCCTTTAACTAAAAAAGACGGCTTACCCGAAAAAGCAAGAGAAATTTTTAATAAACTTCGGGTTGATTTAGCCGTAGAATACGAAGAAAAAGACAGCATAGGCAAACGCTACAGACGCCATGATGCCATTGGTACGCCTTATTGCATTACTATTGACCACCAAACATTGGAAGACAATACCGTAACCATAAGAGAACGCGACACAATGGAACAAGAGCGTGTAGATATAGACAAAGTTCGTCAAGTGGCTTTGGAAAGATGTAGCTGGGGGAAAGTGCTGGGATAA
- a CDS encoding adenosylhomocysteinase, producing the protein MSTNTMNYKVKDISLAEWGRKEIRLAEAEMPGLMSLREEFGASKPLKGARIAGCLHMTIQTAVLIETLVELGADVTWSSCNIFSTQDHAAAAIAAAGVPVFAWKGMNEEEFDWCIEQTLHAFEGGKPLNMILDDGGDLTNMVLDRYPELVKDIRGISEETTTGVHRLYERERKGTLALPAININDSVTKSKFDNKYGCKESLVDSIRRATDLMLAGKTAVVAGYGDVGKGSAASLRNAGVRVTVTEIDPICALQAAMDGFAVKKMENAVKEADIIVTATGNKDIIKGEHFKGMKDKAIVCNIGHFDNEIDMAWLNKNYGNTKDVIKPQVDMYEVDGKNIIVLAEGRLVNLGCATGHPSFVMSNSFTNQVLAQLELWTNTDQYENKVYVLPKHLDEKVAALHLEKIGVELEELSQEQADYIGVPKAGPFKPDYYRY; encoded by the coding sequence ATGAGTACAAATACAATGAATTACAAAGTAAAAGATATTTCCTTAGCAGAATGGGGAAGAAAAGAAATTAGACTTGCGGAAGCAGAAATGCCGGGTTTAATGTCGTTGAGAGAAGAGTTTGGAGCATCTAAACCATTGAAAGGAGCAAGAATAGCAGGCTGTTTACACATGACTATTCAAACGGCAGTTTTAATAGAAACTTTAGTAGAATTAGGTGCAGATGTAACTTGGTCTTCTTGCAATATATTTTCTACACAAGACCACGCAGCAGCAGCTATAGCCGCAGCAGGAGTGCCTGTTTTTGCTTGGAAAGGCATGAACGAAGAAGAATTTGACTGGTGTATAGAGCAAACATTGCACGCTTTTGAAGGTGGCAAGCCTTTAAATATGATTTTAGATGACGGAGGAGATTTAACCAATATGGTTTTAGACCGCTATCCTGAATTGGTAAAAGACATTAGAGGAATTTCTGAAGAAACTACCACAGGCGTACACCGTTTATACGAAAGAGAAAGAAAAGGAACTTTAGCATTGCCGGCTATTAATATTAATGATTCAGTTACAAAATCTAAATTTGATAATAAATACGGCTGTAAAGAATCTTTAGTAGATTCTATAAGAAGAGCTACAGATTTAATGTTGGCAGGTAAAACGGCAGTAGTAGCAGGCTACGGAGATGTAGGAAAAGGTTCTGCCGCTTCTTTAAGAAATGCAGGTGTGCGTGTTACGGTTACAGAAATAGACCCAATATGTGCTTTGCAAGCAGCTATGGACGGTTTTGCTGTTAAGAAAATGGAAAATGCTGTAAAAGAAGCAGATATTATTGTTACCGCCACAGGAAATAAAGACATTATAAAAGGTGAGCATTTTAAAGGTATGAAAGATAAAGCCATTGTTTGCAATATCGGACACTTTGATAATGAAATAGATATGGCTTGGTTAAATAAAAACTATGGTAATACTAAAGATGTAATTAAGCCACAGGTAGATATGTATGAAGTTGATGGTAAAAATATTATAGTATTGGCAGAAGGTCGTTTGGTTAATTTGGGCTGTGCTACAGGGCATCCAAGTTTTGTAATGAGTAATTCATTTACTAACCAAGTGTTAGCTCAGTTAGAATTATGGACAAATACTGACCAATATGAAAACAAAGTTTATGTTTTGCCTAAGCATTTAGATGAAAAAGTTGCAGCACTTCACTTAGAAAAAATAGGTGTAGAATTAGAAGAACTTTCTCAAGAGCAAGCTGATTATATAGGTGTACCTAAAGCAGGGCCTTTTAAACCGGATTATTATAGATATTAA
- a CDS encoding RidA family protein yields the protein MKYNANNAPKPVGAYPHARRAGNLLFLSGIGPRTTEGDHSGVPGLELDKNGNFKTFDFEAQCHSVFKNVKAVLEDCGAKWDDLVDVTVFLTDMKRDFHTYNKIYAEYFKDNQPCRTTCEIKSLPTPIAIELKCIAYLGKD from the coding sequence ATGAAGTATAATGCAAATAATGCCCCTAAACCTGTAGGCGCTTACCCTCATGCTCGTAGAGCGGGCAATTTATTATTCCTTTCAGGAATAGGACCAAGAACTACAGAAGGCGACCACAGCGGTGTGCCGGGTTTAGAATTAGATAAAAATGGCAATTTTAAAACTTTTGATTTTGAAGCTCAATGTCATTCTGTTTTTAAAAATGTAAAAGCCGTTTTAGAAGATTGTGGAGCTAAGTGGGATGATTTAGTAGATGTAACCGTTTTTTTGACAGATATGAAGCGAGATTTTCATACCTACAACAAAATTTATGCTGAATATTTTAAAGATAACCAACCTTGCAGAACTACCTGCGAAATTAAAAGCCTACCTACACCTATTGCTATAGAATTAAAATGTATAGCATATTTAGGGAAAGATTGA
- a CDS encoding VWA domain-containing protein: protein MGALSKFLLLSIALVQFSYAQQDLKVEQKKINEFTQKANSLIWHINLNENKLIIFQQQLNIWNTSKQAKTLPKFQFTQTISEDFVKSLASNPGSENTGNRLFDYKKNIVVLYAKVTMFNNLCLQLQNTKYTINYYKDCMLILEQLDAIAKEFVDLSYDFSLSCAINFKKKDLNEDLYILKNIVGQSKNVIMAMRSKNDIQLKSYLAMLNKALQDANKIVNLNVLRREGEFRIGTLEMENHKKEIENTANEIASWAEQFLQSNKTDEELEVFLYNAVEAFNSSATKTGSAGAYNNLVKQANINFLQYTEEPLPFYAKRTVSQIDVKKEAIATENLLTKKEDLAPEIAKPTVTKAVFDATNENSLEGAKINNIVFLMDVSPSMLKSGKFPLLKSSLLHLMNILRPEDNISLVAYSGDAKLLYPNAGVKDKLKIKILLDTLESSGGTDLVKGLEIAYQIATKSFKPKENNKIIIATDGEFGVSPTALNIVNSNLNKGISLSVMQLNNSADEKKKTYIQNLANTGGGNYRLMSNEQEAKSELMKEVKIK, encoded by the coding sequence ATGGGTGCATTAAGTAAGTTTTTACTGCTGTCTATTGCATTAGTGCAATTTTCTTATGCCCAACAAGATTTAAAAGTTGAGCAAAAGAAAATTAATGAATTTACACAAAAAGCCAACTCCTTAATTTGGCATATTAACCTTAATGAAAACAAACTGATAATTTTTCAGCAGCAACTTAATATTTGGAACACAAGTAAACAAGCTAAAACACTACCTAAATTTCAATTTACTCAAACTATAAGTGAAGATTTTGTAAAATCTTTAGCTTCAAATCCGGGTTCTGAAAATACAGGGAATAGATTGTTTGATTATAAAAAAAATATTGTAGTGCTGTATGCAAAAGTAACTATGTTTAATAATTTATGCTTGCAACTACAAAACACTAAATACACTATCAATTATTACAAAGATTGTATGCTAATTTTAGAGCAGTTAGATGCTATAGCTAAGGAATTTGTAGATTTAAGCTATGATTTTTCACTGTCTTGTGCCATTAATTTTAAAAAGAAAGATCTTAATGAAGATTTGTATATTTTAAAAAATATAGTGGGGCAAAGTAAGAATGTTATTATGGCTATGAGAAGCAAAAATGACATACAATTAAAATCTTATTTAGCTATGCTCAATAAAGCTTTGCAAGATGCCAATAAAATAGTAAACTTAAATGTACTAAGAAGAGAAGGCGAGTTTAGGATAGGCACGCTGGAAATGGAAAATCATAAAAAAGAAATAGAAAATACCGCTAATGAAATTGCCAGCTGGGCGGAGCAGTTTTTGCAGTCTAACAAAACCGATGAAGAATTAGAGGTGTTTTTATACAATGCTGTGGAAGCTTTTAATTCATCGGCAACAAAAACAGGAAGTGCCGGAGCATATAATAATTTAGTAAAGCAAGCAAATATTAATTTTTTGCAATACACCGAAGAACCTTTGCCTTTTTATGCTAAAAGAACCGTAAGCCAAATAGATGTAAAAAAAGAAGCTATCGCTACAGAAAATTTATTGACAAAAAAAGAAGATTTAGCTCCTGAAATAGCAAAACCGACTGTAACTAAAGCTGTATTTGATGCTACTAACGAAAACAGTTTGGAAGGAGCAAAAATTAATAATATTGTTTTCTTAATGGATGTATCGCCTTCTATGTTAAAATCGGGGAAATTTCCTTTACTTAAATCAAGTTTACTCCATTTAATGAATATACTAAGACCAGAAGATAATATTAGTTTAGTAGCTTATTCCGGTGATGCCAAATTGCTTTATCCAAATGCCGGAGTTAAAGACAAATTAAAAATAAAAATTCTATTAGATACTTTAGAGTCCAGTGGGGGAACCGACTTAGTAAAAGGCTTAGAAATAGCCTATCAAATTGCTACTAAATCTTTTAAACCTAAAGAAAACAACAAAATTATTATAGCCACCGATGGCGAATTTGGTGTAAGCCCAACGGCTTTAAATATTGTAAATTCAAATTTGAATAAAGGCATAAGTCTTTCTGTAATGCAGTTAAACAACTCGGCAGACGAAAAGAAGAAAACATACATACAAAACTTAGCCAACACAGGCGGAGGAAATTATAGACTAATGTCAAATGAGCAAGAGGCAAAGTCTGAACTGATGAAAGAAGTGAAAATTAAATAA
- a CDS encoding homogentisate 1,2-dioxygenase translates to MSRYFQLGEIPNKRHVQFRNEKGKLYSEELVSTIGFDSVYSLIYHHNLPTAVLSVGEPVNIAPKTTLTHNMKCRKFFGFDVKPENDFLESRKTLMFNSDCSIAVAAPKKSMTDYFYKNANADEMIFVHKGTGTMHSIYGELPFVEGDYIIIPRGTVYQLEFNNENNRLLVVESYSPLVTPKRYRNEFGQLLEHSPFCERDMHPPKKLKSHNEEGKFLIKIKKDDLLYDYTYKFHPFDAVGWDGYLYPYTFSIHNFEPITGRVHLPPPIHQTFASAGLVICSFVPRLYDYHPDAIPAPYNHSNVDSDEVLYYVAPKFMSRTDVVEGMFSLHPLGVPHGPHGEAVEKSIGKKATEELAVMVDTFKPLQITDFALKIEDADYYKSWVH, encoded by the coding sequence ATGTCAAGATATTTTCAATTAGGCGAAATCCCCAACAAAAGACACGTACAATTTAGAAACGAAAAAGGAAAGCTCTATTCAGAAGAATTAGTTTCTACTATTGGTTTTGATAGTGTTTACTCTTTAATATACCATCACAACTTGCCTACGGCAGTTTTAAGTGTGGGCGAGCCTGTTAATATTGCTCCTAAAACTACTTTAACGCATAATATGAAGTGTAGAAAGTTTTTTGGTTTTGATGTTAAGCCTGAAAATGACTTTTTAGAAAGTAGAAAAACCTTAATGTTTAATAGTGATTGCAGCATTGCCGTGGCAGCTCCAAAAAAATCAATGACTGATTATTTTTATAAAAATGCCAATGCCGATGAAATGATATTTGTACACAAAGGAACAGGCACTATGCATTCTATATATGGCGAATTACCTTTTGTAGAAGGAGATTATATTATAATACCAAGAGGAACAGTGTATCAATTGGAGTTTAATAATGAAAATAACAGACTTTTGGTAGTGGAATCTTACAGTCCATTAGTAACGCCAAAGAGATATAGAAATGAATTTGGACAATTATTAGAACATTCTCCTTTTTGCGAAAGAGATATGCATCCACCTAAAAAATTAAAATCACACAATGAAGAAGGCAAGTTTTTAATTAAAATTAAAAAAGATGATTTATTATACGATTATACCTATAAATTTCATCCTTTTGATGCCGTAGGCTGGGACGGATATTTATATCCTTATACTTTTTCTATACATAATTTTGAACCTATAACAGGTCGTGTTCACTTACCTCCGCCTATACATCAAACTTTTGCATCTGCCGGTTTGGTTATTTGTTCATTTGTGCCAAGGCTATATGACTATCATCCCGATGCTATACCTGCACCATATAACCACAGCAATGTAGATAGCGATGAAGTGCTTTATTATGTAGCACCAAAATTTATGAGCCGAACCGATGTGGTAGAAGGTATGTTTAGCTTGCATCCATTAGGTGTGCCTCACGGTCCGCATGGCGAAGCGGTAGAAAAAAGCATAGGCAAAAAAGCTACAGAAGAACTTGCAGTAATGGTAGATACATTTAAGCCACTTCAAATTACCGATTTTGCCTTAAAAATAGAAGATGCCGATTATTATAAATCATGGGTGCATTAA
- a CDS encoding MarC family protein, whose amino-acid sequence MKFGDFLTVFLTLFAVIDILGSIPIIIDLRAKMGAIRSGMATIFAGALMFAFLFFGTAMLKALGLDIQSFAIAGSIVIFIIGLEMVLGINIFKHDNSKNANHSIMPIAFPLIAGAGTLTTILSLKAEYDNLTIGLAILANLIVVYAVLKMSKVLELKMGPSTLEILRRIFGVILLAIAIKIFKSNISFIV is encoded by the coding sequence ATGAAGTTTGGCGATTTTTTAACGGTATTTTTAACCTTATTTGCGGTTATTGATATATTGGGTTCTATTCCTATTATTATAGATTTGCGTGCTAAAATGGGGGCAATTCGTTCGGGTATGGCTACAATTTTTGCCGGAGCACTTATGTTTGCCTTTTTGTTTTTTGGTACAGCCATGCTTAAAGCATTGGGTTTAGATATACAAAGTTTTGCCATAGCCGGTAGTATTGTTATTTTTATTATTGGTTTAGAAATGGTTCTGGGTATTAATATTTTTAAACACGATAATAGTAAAAATGCCAATCATAGTATTATGCCCATAGCTTTTCCGTTAATAGCGGGTGCAGGTACACTTACTACCATTTTATCGTTAAAAGCTGAGTATGATAATCTCACTATCGGCTTGGCTATTTTAGCCAATTTAATAGTGGTTTATGCCGTTTTAAAAATGTCTAAAGTATTAGAATTAAAAATGGGACCAAGCACATTAGAAATATTAAGACGTATATTTGGCGTAATACTTTTAGCAATAGCTATCAAAATTTTTAAATCAAATATTAGTTTTATAGTATAA